In Rosa chinensis cultivar Old Blush chromosome 1, RchiOBHm-V2, whole genome shotgun sequence, a genomic segment contains:
- the LOC112203609 gene encoding uncharacterized protein LOC112203609 yields the protein MLLFVYESISVDTQKVEAVSSDSGGPSQGLAKRATSTSGSGSSIDSGGSSGSGSRSRNRFHGAQRTNRRQFGRRQLLSLFILCQGIFDRSGHIYVIDTKTDPEAPSRHKVVHPEDIVQKTGLAYLHTSHCLASGDFFSLTQSLMSREDENYHNNSIPLWQVTGISIQSKFCTNASRHNYLAYQHLTSSLKEELPPPPLINTIHRNYCCSSINKSGDHK from the exons ATGCTCTTATTTGTTTATG AAAGCATTAGTGTGGACACTCAGAAGGTGGAAGCAGTTTCTTCGGATTCTGGTGGCCCTAGCCAGGGTCTAGCGAAGAGAGCTACTTCTACTTCTGGTTCTGGATCGTCTATTGATAGTGGGGGTAGCAGTGGATCTGGATCCCGTTCTCGAAACAGATTTCATGGGGCCCAGAGGACCAACAGGAGGCAGTTTGGTCGACGACAGCTACTGTCACTTTTTATTCTTTGTCAGGGAATTTTTGACAG ATCAGGTCACATATATGTGATCGACACAAAAACAGATCCAGAAGCTCCCTCTCGGCATAAAGTTGTTCACCCTGAAGACATCGTACAGAAGACTGGATTGGCATACCTACACACATCTCACTGCCTTGCATCTGGTGATTTCTTCTCCTTGACTCAGAGTTTAATGTCAAGGGAAG ATGAAAACTACCACAACAATTCCATACCACTTTGGCAAGTTACCGGCATTTCCATCCAATCCAAATTTTGCACCAATGCAAGCCGCCACAACTATTTGGCATATCAACATTTGACTTCCTCCCTCAAGGAAGAGCTTCCTCCTCCCCCACTTATCAACACCATACATCGAAACTATTGTTGCAGCAGCATTAACAAGTCCGGTGATCACAAGTGA